GATGCGAGATCGCTCGTTTCCATCATCGAGGAGGTTTTGAATGCCCACGTCCACGACGCCCGTCTGGTTCATCACTGGCTGTTCAACCGGCTTCGGCAAGGAACTGGTCCGCGCGGTGCTCGAACGGGGCTGGCGCTGCGTGGCGACGGCGCGTAACGTCGCGTCGCTCGCCGATCTGGCCGAGCCCGGCAGCGACGCCGATGCGCGTCTCGCCCGCGTGAAGCTCGACGTGACGGATGCCGCGCAGATCGCCGCTGCCGTCGAGACCGCGCAACAGCGCTTCGGCGCGATCGACGTACTGGTGAACAACGCAGGCTACGGCTATCAGTCGTCGGTCGAAGAGGGCGACGAAGCGGAGATACGCGCGCAGTTCGACGCGAACGTGTTCGGCCTGTTCGCGATGACACGCGCGGTGCTTCCGGGCATGCGCGCGCGGCGCAAGGGGCACGTGCTGAACATCACGTCGGTGGCGGGCATCGCGGGCTTTCCTGGCTCGGGCTACTACGCGGCGAGCAAGCATGCCGTCGAAGGCTGGTCCGATTCGCTCGCGACGGAAGCCGGGCCGCTCGGCATCCGCGTGACCTGCGTCGAGCCGGGCCCATTCCGCACCGACTGGGCAGGCCGCTCGCTCAGGCAGACGCCCAACCGTATCGCCGACTACGCGGACACGGCGGGCAAGCGCATGCAGGCGACGGCGCAAAACAGCGGCCATCAGGCCGGCGATCCGGCGCGCGCCGCACAGGCGATGATCCGCATCACCGAGACGGACCAACCGCCGCGTCATCTGGTGCTTGGCGCGTTCGGCGTCGACGCGGTATCGAAGCGCCTGCATTCGGCACTCGCCGATATCGAAGCGTGGCGCGACACGAGTGTCGGCGCGGACTTTCCGGACAGCGGGAAGTAAGCTTCAGGCAGGCCGCGAAGCGTCCGGATAGTATTGCGGCGCTTCGCGGCGGTCGAACATCCCATAGTCGCGCACCACGCGCACGCTGCGCAGCCGTGCGCCATCGGGCAATGCGAGCGCGTTTGCAAAGGCCTCGGCGGCGCGCGCATCGCGCCATGCAGTGAGCAGAATGACGTCGCCCGGCGTCAGCACGGCGTCGAACACATCCCACGAAACGAGACCTGTCGCGTCTTCGCGCAAGCCCAGCCTGCTCGCAACTTCGCGCGCGCCCGCGTGTTTTACCCAGTCAGGGTCGCGCCGCGCATCAATCAGCACGATCGTGGTCGCGTCGCCCGTCTCCGTTTCGTCGAGTCGTTGTTCGTGCAACGTCTGGCCAGCGGGCAGACGCGTGTCGCGCGTCAGCTGCCCTACGCGCAGCCGATAGTCGCTGAACGTCTGCGTGCGGCCTTTTTCCTGCACGCCATGATGCGTCGCCTGCGTGCGCCAACGCACCAGCGCCTTTTCG
The Paraburkholderia terrae genome window above contains:
- a CDS encoding oxidoreductase; the encoded protein is MPTSTTPVWFITGCSTGFGKELVRAVLERGWRCVATARNVASLADLAEPGSDADARLARVKLDVTDAAQIAAAVETAQQRFGAIDVLVNNAGYGYQSSVEEGDEAEIRAQFDANVFGLFAMTRAVLPGMRARRKGHVLNITSVAGIAGFPGSGYYAASKHAVEGWSDSLATEAGPLGIRVTCVEPGPFRTDWAGRSLRQTPNRIADYADTAGKRMQATAQNSGHQAGDPARAAQAMIRITETDQPPRHLVLGAFGVDAVSKRLHSALADIEAWRDTSVGADFPDSGK
- a CDS encoding antibiotic biosynthesis monooxygenase family protein, whose product is MFSVLFEVQPRADRWDAYLGYAKMLKPELEQIDGFVDNVRYGSLTRDGVLLSLSGWRDEKALVRWRTQATHHGVQEKGRTQTFSDYRLRVGQLTRDTRLPAGQTLHEQRLDETETGDATTIVLIDARRDPDWVKHAGAREVASRLGLREDATGLVSWDVFDAVLTPGDVILLTAWRDARAAEAFANALALPDGARLRSVRVVRDYGMFDRREAPQYYPDASRPA